The region CTATCAATTAAATTAAACTTTTACCAAGAAATGCTTTGTATTTATAAATTGCATTAAAAAATTACTTTCCTTTGTAACAGGATCTTTCAAAATTTCATCGTAAATAATTTTTTAGAAAGAGGAACCAATAGGGATTAGCAAAAACACAATCAAAGACATCGAGCTTAAAGATAAACAGATGTTCGGCAATATTAACTTTCTTTTTACAAGCTAGAATCAAGATAAACTGAAGAAGGCATAGGATTATTAAAAATAATTTCATGAATAGTAATTTCAAAGTCTAGAATAGAAAATCAATTTTAATTTAGGTTGACCAAAAGAGAAACTTAGACCAGGCTGAAATTAAATTATGATAAATCAAAAAACAGTAGATAGTGAAATTTATAAAATTTTTCAGGCGGACATAGAAAAAGAAATACTCAAAGGGGAAATTACCCGTGCTAAGTTTTTATCCATTATTTTTTTAATAATAACTTTTTTCTTTTCTGCTTTCCCATTTTTCAGACCAGAGGATTATCTCAAAGTTTTTACAGACAAGTTAAATCCATATTATCCGCCTATTTTTTTTATTTCTGCTTCTACTTATTTTTTTATTAATAGCCAACTCTTCCAACGATGGTCTCGCCTAAATAAACCGGTTCCTATTGCTCCACGTTATTTGGATGCATTGATCCAAACAAGTCTGCCATCCATTCCTATTCTATATTTAGGATCAATTCGAGAGCCTGCGATTTATGTAATGTTGACTCCACCCGTATTTGTTTACTTTATTTTTATTATTATTTCTGCGCTGCAATTAAATTTCAAACTGAGCGTTTTCACTGGATTAGTCGCAGCTACAGAATATTTTTCTATAACGCTTTACTTTCATTATAAATCCATGGGAATGCAAACGGATTTTGCGATTAGCTCTATTCAATCACATATTGCTAAGACTGTTTTCATGCTGGTATCAGGTATTATCGTAGGTTATGTGACTTTGCAAATTGAGCGAAGGCTACTCAATTCATTTAAATTGTTAGAGGAACGCAATCGAGTTACGAATATTTTTGGTCAGCATGTTTCGCCTGCCGTTGTGGAAAAGCTTTTAAGCCAAACTGAATTTACAAGTGAGATGAGGCATGTTTGTATGCTTTTTTTTGATATTCGAAATTTTACTCAATTTTCGGAAACTAAAAAGCCAGAAGAAGTTGTGAGTTATCTAAATACGATCTTTGATTTTTCGATTGATATTATTAATCGCAACGGGGGAATTATAAATAAATTTTTAGGTGATGGTTTTATGGCTGTGTTCGGTGCACCTATTTCGAGCGGAGATGATATTAAGAATGCAGTGAAAGCTTCTCTTGAAATAATAGAACGAGTTCAACTAGAAGTGGATAATAAGAATATACCTCATACAAATGTAGGTATTGGACTTCATTCTGGGGATGCTGTAACAGGGAATGTTGGTTCAAGCAAACGCAAAGAATATACAATCATTGGAGATGTTGTAAATTTAGCGTCTCGCATTGAACAGTTAAATAAAAGTTATTCTTCAATGCTATTAGTTTCTGAGGATGTATGGAAAGGATTGAGCGGATATTCAGGAGAATCCCTTGGAGAGGTTCTAGTTAAAGGTCGCGAAAAACCAGTTCAAATTTACAAATTAGCTTAGGGAAAACAATGAAAGAAATACATTTATTCTGTGATGAACATTCGCAGGCAAATGCAGATAGATTTAGATTAACTGAGCACCGAGCAAGCCCAATTTACTGGTAAAATACTCGCCGAGAAAAAAATTCTAGCAAGTTTAAAGTTTAAAACTTTATTTATAGTTGGTCATGGTGTTACAAACTAAACGGGGTAAAATTTTCTGAATTTGCTATTACAAATGGAACGACGTATAAGGAGTTAATACTGCATAACCCCTGGATTCGAACTGGCAAGTATAACTTTGACGTTCCAACTGGAAAGACTTATGAGTTCTTAATTCCTGAGAAATATTTTTTTAAATATTGATTTGGTAAATAGAGTGTTTGCCTTCAATTCCTTTTAGGTTATGGGATGACTTTGCCACTCTATTAAATCCATTTTTAAGAAAAAGGGAGCGAACTTCTTTATCAGTGAAAACTTCTTCTGAAAATGAAATTTGTTCACTCTTAGAAATGGACTGAATTCTAGCAGCCTTATTAACAGTGGAACCAAAATAATCTAGTCTTTCATTCAAGTTTACTAAAATCGCAGGACCACGGTGCACTCCTATTTTTAAATAAACTTTTTCTGAAATATCTTTATTCAAGTTATACTCTTTCATTCTCTTCATTGCCGAAAATATTGCCTCAAAAGAATTTACATTTTTTTGAAAAGAAGCCATCACAGCATCTCCGATAGTCTTCACGATAATGCCTTCTTTGTTTTGAATTTCTGAAAGTAAAATGTCGAAGTGATCGCGCACAATATTATATGCCCTTACATCGCCTAACGTTTCATACATTCTAGTCGATGCGGTAATATCTGTAAAGAGTAAAGTAACAGAAGAGATTACAAGACGTTCCCGCCCACTCAATACCTCGGCACCAAATAATTTGGAAAACAAAGGAAAATGTTGTAGAGTAATACCACTTAGCCGTGGTTTCATTAAAGCAATAGGAATTTCTTCTAATAGTTTATTCTTATGCAAAAATAATCCAGCAATGGGAGCTCCTAAATTTCTCCCGATTATATGAACAGGTCCGGATTGTATTCGAATTTCTTTTTTATCGTAGTCTTTTTCCAATTGGGTAATTTCAATTTCTTGCATATTGGAAGCTTTTGTGCTCTCGACAAAAAGGATTCCTTTTGCAAGAGTAATCGGACAAAAATAGCGGTATTCACCTGCCTCTAATTCAATTGTGCTCTCCATTGAATTTCCTTTGGGCAAAGCAAATTCCAAAAGTGGATTTAGACTTGGAGGTGGAGCGCAAAATGGCGGTAAGTCTAAATCTTCAATATCTTTTGTCAGGGAAAAAGTAACCTCTACTCTATCTTTAAAATCGGGAGTATAATCTTTTTCGCACATTTTACAACTTGAAATTGACTTTGCTTCCCGCAGGGAATGAAAAGAATCAGTAACCATATTGCAATGCGGACAATGCATTTGCCAATTTAAAGTAAATGCTTCAAGAGAAATACCGTAAAGAAAAATTGGAAGGATTGAATTAAGCGAATAATGCTCATTAACCAGAGAATATGGATTGATTTGAAATCTCTCTATAGGCTGTGATTTTAAAATCCATTCTTCTACATAGTCTAATGCTTGTAGAGAAACAGATTCTTTGTCCCGGATTTTAACCAATCTTTCTTTTAATAGAACTTCATTCATAAATCTTTCTCCATTTTCTTTCTAGTAATCTGCATCCAACTTCTCTCATAATTTTATATCCTTCTATCCCACAAAGTTAAAAGCTTAAATACCACTTCTCGCAAATAGGTTCCACTATTTTTCTACAAAGGGGTATTCCCCATTCTCAAAAGCAGAGTATCCAATTTTAATCCAGAATTTACTTTTGAGAATGGGTATAACAAAAGTGGACTTTCGTCTCTTTCATAATAAGATGTTATGAAGTAAGCGGGGGAAATTTTCGCATCAATTTAAAAGCCTGACTATTGTAAAGATATACCTCTGGTATCCAAGAAAAACCTGGCTTTAAAAAATGTCAATGTGATTCAACATTAGCAATAAAGTCATGCAATTTAACGAAAGCCCCTGCGGGCGCAATACTCTTCACATGGGCGTCAGTTCAACCCATGCAAACATTAAAGATGAACTTCAACAAGGGGGATAAGTAATACAAAACAAAGTCTTTGGATATGTAATCATTCCAATGAATATGCAAACCTTTCAAATAGATATGCAACCATTCCAATGAATATGCAACCATTCAAATAGATATGCAACCATTCCAATGGATATGCAACCATTCAAATAGATATGCAACCATTCCAATGGATATGCAAACCTTTCAAATAGATATGCAACCATTCCAATGGATATGCAAACCTTTCAAATAGATATGCAACCTTTCAAATAGAATATGCAAACCTTTCAAATAGATATATTATCCAAGTCTATGCTAGACTAGACATCCTTGTCTGAATCTACCTATTGCTTTTACT is a window of Leptospiraceae bacterium DNA encoding:
- a CDS encoding adenylate/guanylate cyclase domain-containing protein produces the protein MINQKTVDSEIYKIFQADIEKEILKGEITRAKFLSIIFLIITFFFSAFPFFRPEDYLKVFTDKLNPYYPPIFFISASTYFFINSQLFQRWSRLNKPVPIAPRYLDALIQTSLPSIPILYLGSIREPAIYVMLTPPVFVYFIFIIISALQLNFKLSVFTGLVAATEYFSITLYFHYKSMGMQTDFAISSIQSHIAKTVFMLVSGIIVGYVTLQIERRLLNSFKLLEERNRVTNIFGQHVSPAVVEKLLSQTEFTSEMRHVCMLFFDIRNFTQFSETKKPEEVVSYLNTIFDFSIDIINRNGGIINKFLGDGFMAVFGAPISSGDDIKNAVKASLEIIERVQLEVDNKNIPHTNVGIGLHSGDAVTGNVGSSKRKEYTIIGDVVNLASRIEQLNKSYSSMLLVSEDVWKGLSGYSGESLGEVLVKGREKPVQIYKLA
- a CDS encoding adenylate/guanylate cyclase domain-containing protein, which gives rise to MNEVLLKERLVKIRDKESVSLQALDYVEEWILKSQPIERFQINPYSLVNEHYSLNSILPIFLYGISLEAFTLNWQMHCPHCNMVTDSFHSLREAKSISSCKMCEKDYTPDFKDRVEVTFSLTKDIEDLDLPPFCAPPPSLNPLLEFALPKGNSMESTIELEAGEYRYFCPITLAKGILFVESTKASNMQEIEITQLEKDYDKKEIRIQSGPVHIIGRNLGAPIAGLFLHKNKLLEEIPIALMKPRLSGITLQHFPLFSKLFGAEVLSGRERLVISSVTLLFTDITASTRMYETLGDVRAYNIVRDHFDILLSEIQNKEGIIVKTIGDAVMASFQKNVNSFEAIFSAMKRMKEYNLNKDISEKVYLKIGVHRGPAILVNLNERLDYFGSTVNKAARIQSISKSEQISFSEEVFTDKEVRSLFLKNGFNRVAKSSHNLKGIEGKHSIYQINI